The following are encoded together in the Meriones unguiculatus strain TT.TT164.6M chromosome 16, Bangor_MerUng_6.1, whole genome shotgun sequence genome:
- the Atf6b gene encoding cyclic AMP-dependent transcription factor ATF-6 beta isoform X1 — translation MVGGGGKMAELMLLSEIADPTRFFTDNLLSPEDWGVRNSTLYSGLDEVAEEQTQLFRCVEQDVPFDSSSLDVGMDVSPPEPPWDPLPIFPDLQVKSEPSSPCSSSSLSSESSHLSTEPPSQVPGVGEILPVKMESLAPPLCLLGDDPSSPFETIQITVGSASDDPSDIQTKLEPASPSCSVNSEASLLSADSPSQAFIGEEVLEVKTESPSPPGCLLWDVPAPSLGAVQISMGPSPDSSSGKAPATRKPPLQPKPVVLTTVQVPPRAGPPSATVLLQPLVQQPAVSPVVLIQGAVRVQPEGPAPAIPRPERKSIVPAPMPGGSCPPEVDAKLLKRQQRMIKNRESACQSRRKKKEYLQGLEARLQAVLADNQQLRRENAALRRRLEALLAENSELKLGSGNRKVVCIMVFLLFIAFNFGPVSIVEPPPAPASPRMGREEPRPQRHLLEFLEQGPPGGVEPLQEASQGPEEQHPSPVGKPSFRNLTAFPSGAKELLLRDLDQLFLSSDCRHFNRTESLRLADELSGWVQRHQRGRRKIPQRARERQKSQLWKKSPPVKAVPTQPPGPPEMDAVGQLQLYRHPGRSQPEFLDAIDRREDTFYVVSFRRDHLLLPAISHNKTSRPKMSLVMPAMAPNETVSGRGPPGDYEEMMQIECEVMDTRVIHIKTSTVPPSLRKQPSPAPGNTTGGPLPASAARQARRASHQPLYLNHP, via the exons atggtggggggtggggggaagatggCGGAGCTGATGCTCCTCAGCGAGATCGCCGACCCGACGCGCTTCTTCACCGACAACCTGCTGAGTCCGGAGGACTGGGGTGTGCGGA ACAGCACCTTGTACAGTGGCCTGGATGAAGTGGCCGAGGAGCAGACACAGTTGTTTCGTTGCGTGGAGCAAGATGTCCCG TTTGACAGCAGCTCTCTGGATGTGGGGATGGATGTCAGCCCCCCTGAGCCCCCCTGGGACCCTCTACCCATCTTCCCAG ACCTTCAGGTGAAGTCTGAGCCGTCCTccccctgctcttcctcctccctcagctcagAGTCGTCACATCTTTCCACAGAGCCCCCCAGCCAG GTTCCTGGAGTAGGGGAAATACTGCCCGTGAAGATGGAGTCCTTAGCACCCCCACTCTGCCTGCTGGGAGATGACCCATCATCCCCATTTGAAACCATCCAGATCACTGTGGGCTCTGCCTCTGATGATCCCTCAG ATATCCAGACCAAGCTAGAACCCGCCTCTCCATCTTGTTCCGTCAACTCCGAGGCCTCCCTCCTCTCAGCAGATTCTCCCAGCCAG GCTTTCATAGGAGAGGAGGTTCTGGAAGTGAAGACAGAGTCCCCGTCCCCTCCAGGGTGCCTCCTGTGGGATGTCCCAGCCCCTTCACTTGGAGCTGTCCAGATCAGCATGGGTCCGTCCCCTGATAGTTCCTCAG GGAAAGCTCCGGCCACTCGGAAGCCTCCACTGCAGCCCAAACCTGTGGTGCTGACCACAGTTCAGGTGCCACCCAGAGCTGGGCCTCCCAGCGCTACCGTCCTCCTGCAACCCCTTGTCCAGCAGCCCGCCG TGTCCCCAGTAGTCCTCATCCAAGGTGCTGTTCGAGTCCAGCCTGAAGGGCCAGCCCCCGCCATTCCACGGCCCGAGAGGAAGAGCATCGTTCCAGCCCCCATGCCTGGGGGCTCCTGCCCGCCGGAGGTGGAT GCAAAGCTGCTGAAGCGGCAGCAGCGGATGATCAAGAACAGAGAGTCGGCCTGCCAGTCCCGCCGCAAGAAGAAAGAGTACCTGCAGGGCCTGGAGGCCAGGCTGCAGGCCGTGCTGGCCGACAACCAGCAGCTGCGCAGGGAGAACGCCGCCCTCCGGCGGCGGCTGGAGGCCCTGCTGGCAGAG AACAGCGAGCTCAAGCTGGGCTCTGGAAACAGGAAGGTCGTCTGCATCATGGTCTTCCTTCTCTTCATTGCCTTCAACTTTGGACCTGTGAG CATCGTTGAGCCACCTCCAGCTCCAGCCTCCCCTCGGATGGGCAGGGAGGAGCCCCGGCCCCAGAGGCACCTGCTGGAGTTCTTGGAGCAAGGGCCGCCTGGTGGTGTTGAACCCCTACAGGAAGCGTCCCAGGGCCCTGAGGAGCAGCACCCCAGCCCTGTGGGCAAGCCCAGCTTCAG AAACCTGACGGCCTTCCCCAGCGGGGCCAAGGAGCTGCTGCTCAGAGACCTGGACCAGCTCTTCCTGTCTTCTGACTGCCGCCACTTTAACCGAACTGAGTCCCTGAG GCTTGCTGATGAGCTGAGTGGCTGGGTCCAGCGTCACCAGAGAGGACGACGGAAAATACCTCAGAGGGCCCGTGAGAGACAG AAGTCTCAGCTATGGAAGAAGTCACCTCCAGTGAAAGCAGTTCCCACCCAGCCTCCGGGACCTCCTGAAAT GGACGCTGTGGGGCAGCTGCAGCTCTACCGCCACCCAGGCCGCTCCCAGCCGGAGTTTCTGGATGCCATCGACCGGCGGGAAGACACCTTCTATGTTGTCTCCTTCCGCAGG GACCACTTGCTCCTCCCAGCCATCAGCCACAACAAGACCTCCAGGCCCAAGATGTCCCTGGTGATGCCAGCCATGGCCCCCAATG AGACCGTGTCAGGCCGGGGGCCCCCAGGGGACTATGAGGAGATGATGCAGATCGAGTGTGAGGTCATGGACACCAGGGTCATCCACATCAAGACCTCCACGGTGCCCCCCTCGCTCCGGAAGCAGCCGTCCCCAGCCCCGGGCAATACCACAGGTGGCCCCCTGCCAGCCTCTGCAGCCAGGCAGGCT
- the Atf6b gene encoding cyclic AMP-dependent transcription factor ATF-6 beta isoform X2, with amino-acid sequence MVGGGGKMAELMLLSEIADPTRFFTDNLLSPEDWDSTLYSGLDEVAEEQTQLFRCVEQDVPFDSSSLDVGMDVSPPEPPWDPLPIFPDLQVKSEPSSPCSSSSLSSESSHLSTEPPSQVPGVGEILPVKMESLAPPLCLLGDDPSSPFETIQITVGSASDDPSDIQTKLEPASPSCSVNSEASLLSADSPSQAFIGEEVLEVKTESPSPPGCLLWDVPAPSLGAVQISMGPSPDSSSGKAPATRKPPLQPKPVVLTTVQVPPRAGPPSATVLLQPLVQQPAVSPVVLIQGAVRVQPEGPAPAIPRPERKSIVPAPMPGGSCPPEVDAKLLKRQQRMIKNRESACQSRRKKKEYLQGLEARLQAVLADNQQLRRENAALRRRLEALLAENSELKLGSGNRKVVCIMVFLLFIAFNFGPVSIVEPPPAPASPRMGREEPRPQRHLLEFLEQGPPGGVEPLQEASQGPEEQHPSPVGKPSFRNLTAFPSGAKELLLRDLDQLFLSSDCRHFNRTESLRLADELSGWVQRHQRGRRKIPQRARERQKSQLWKKSPPVKAVPTQPPGPPEMDAVGQLQLYRHPGRSQPEFLDAIDRREDTFYVVSFRRDHLLLPAISHNKTSRPKMSLVMPAMAPNETVSGRGPPGDYEEMMQIECEVMDTRVIHIKTSTVPPSLRKQPSPAPGNTTGGPLPASAARQARRASHQPLYLNHP; translated from the exons atggtggggggtggggggaagatggCGGAGCTGATGCTCCTCAGCGAGATCGCCGACCCGACGCGCTTCTTCACCGACAACCTGCTGAGTCCGGAGGACTGGG ACAGCACCTTGTACAGTGGCCTGGATGAAGTGGCCGAGGAGCAGACACAGTTGTTTCGTTGCGTGGAGCAAGATGTCCCG TTTGACAGCAGCTCTCTGGATGTGGGGATGGATGTCAGCCCCCCTGAGCCCCCCTGGGACCCTCTACCCATCTTCCCAG ACCTTCAGGTGAAGTCTGAGCCGTCCTccccctgctcttcctcctccctcagctcagAGTCGTCACATCTTTCCACAGAGCCCCCCAGCCAG GTTCCTGGAGTAGGGGAAATACTGCCCGTGAAGATGGAGTCCTTAGCACCCCCACTCTGCCTGCTGGGAGATGACCCATCATCCCCATTTGAAACCATCCAGATCACTGTGGGCTCTGCCTCTGATGATCCCTCAG ATATCCAGACCAAGCTAGAACCCGCCTCTCCATCTTGTTCCGTCAACTCCGAGGCCTCCCTCCTCTCAGCAGATTCTCCCAGCCAG GCTTTCATAGGAGAGGAGGTTCTGGAAGTGAAGACAGAGTCCCCGTCCCCTCCAGGGTGCCTCCTGTGGGATGTCCCAGCCCCTTCACTTGGAGCTGTCCAGATCAGCATGGGTCCGTCCCCTGATAGTTCCTCAG GGAAAGCTCCGGCCACTCGGAAGCCTCCACTGCAGCCCAAACCTGTGGTGCTGACCACAGTTCAGGTGCCACCCAGAGCTGGGCCTCCCAGCGCTACCGTCCTCCTGCAACCCCTTGTCCAGCAGCCCGCCG TGTCCCCAGTAGTCCTCATCCAAGGTGCTGTTCGAGTCCAGCCTGAAGGGCCAGCCCCCGCCATTCCACGGCCCGAGAGGAAGAGCATCGTTCCAGCCCCCATGCCTGGGGGCTCCTGCCCGCCGGAGGTGGAT GCAAAGCTGCTGAAGCGGCAGCAGCGGATGATCAAGAACAGAGAGTCGGCCTGCCAGTCCCGCCGCAAGAAGAAAGAGTACCTGCAGGGCCTGGAGGCCAGGCTGCAGGCCGTGCTGGCCGACAACCAGCAGCTGCGCAGGGAGAACGCCGCCCTCCGGCGGCGGCTGGAGGCCCTGCTGGCAGAG AACAGCGAGCTCAAGCTGGGCTCTGGAAACAGGAAGGTCGTCTGCATCATGGTCTTCCTTCTCTTCATTGCCTTCAACTTTGGACCTGTGAG CATCGTTGAGCCACCTCCAGCTCCAGCCTCCCCTCGGATGGGCAGGGAGGAGCCCCGGCCCCAGAGGCACCTGCTGGAGTTCTTGGAGCAAGGGCCGCCTGGTGGTGTTGAACCCCTACAGGAAGCGTCCCAGGGCCCTGAGGAGCAGCACCCCAGCCCTGTGGGCAAGCCCAGCTTCAG AAACCTGACGGCCTTCCCCAGCGGGGCCAAGGAGCTGCTGCTCAGAGACCTGGACCAGCTCTTCCTGTCTTCTGACTGCCGCCACTTTAACCGAACTGAGTCCCTGAG GCTTGCTGATGAGCTGAGTGGCTGGGTCCAGCGTCACCAGAGAGGACGACGGAAAATACCTCAGAGGGCCCGTGAGAGACAG AAGTCTCAGCTATGGAAGAAGTCACCTCCAGTGAAAGCAGTTCCCACCCAGCCTCCGGGACCTCCTGAAAT GGACGCTGTGGGGCAGCTGCAGCTCTACCGCCACCCAGGCCGCTCCCAGCCGGAGTTTCTGGATGCCATCGACCGGCGGGAAGACACCTTCTATGTTGTCTCCTTCCGCAGG GACCACTTGCTCCTCCCAGCCATCAGCCACAACAAGACCTCCAGGCCCAAGATGTCCCTGGTGATGCCAGCCATGGCCCCCAATG AGACCGTGTCAGGCCGGGGGCCCCCAGGGGACTATGAGGAGATGATGCAGATCGAGTGTGAGGTCATGGACACCAGGGTCATCCACATCAAGACCTCCACGGTGCCCCCCTCGCTCCGGAAGCAGCCGTCCCCAGCCCCGGGCAATACCACAGGTGGCCCCCTGCCAGCCTCTGCAGCCAGGCAGGCT
- the Fkbpl gene encoding FK506-binding protein-like, which yields MEGTGGQVETSPISPVKEKDTAQPQQREENAQKNLDATIEVGQQPPGPPAEGPGVRPEAAASQTAENPQESEHPVAGLEGDSAKSHETAEHLPASNLWYCPDGSFVKKITVRGQGLDKPKLGSQCRVLALGFPFGSGMPEGWTELTIGMGQWRDRIWGELTEKCLESMCEGEEAEIRLPGCSTPLFKLRLDSFSKGRDSWELEALEKEALAREEHSRGTELFRAGDTQGAARCYGRALRLLLTLTPPRPPQLTVLYSNLAACQLLLGQPQLAAQSCDRVLEREPGHLKALYRRGVAQAALGNLEKASADLKKVLAVDPKNRAAQEELWKVVVREKKQDAGLARGLRKMFS from the coding sequence atggaagggacaggaggccAAGTAGAGACCTCACCTATCAGCCCAGTGAAAGAGAAGGACACCGCTCAACCTCAGCAGCGGGAAGAGAACGCCCAGAAAAACCTAGATGCAACCATTGAAGTTGGACAGCAGCCCCCAGGGCCTCCCGCTGAAGGCCCGGGAGTGAGGCCAGAGGCAGCAGCCAGTCAGACAGCAGAGAATCCGCAAGAGAGTGAACACCCCGTGGCTGGGCTTGAAGGTGACTCTGCTAAATCTCACGAGACGGCAGAACATCTCCCAGCTTCCAATCTCTGGTACTGCCCCGATGGCAGTTTTGTAAAGAAGATCACAGTCCGTGGCCAGGGCTTAGATAAACCCAAGCTAGGCTCCCAGTGCCGAGTGTTGGCTTTGGGGTTTCCGTTTGGCTCAGGGATGCCAGAGGGCTGGACAGAACTAACCATAGGCATGGGGCAATGGAGGGACAGAATTTGGGGGGAGCTCACAGAAAAATGCCTGGAGTCCATGTGTGAAGGTGAGGAAGCGGAGATTCGTCTCCCGGGATGCTCCACACCTCTTTTCAAGCTCAGACTGGATTCCTTCTCTAAGGGCAGGGACTCCTGGGAGTTGGAGGCTCTGGAGAAGGAAGCCCTGGCCAGGGAAGAACACTCACGCGGCACAGAACTATTCCGAGCTGGGGACACTCAGGGGGCCGCGCGATGCTACGGGCGGGCCCTCCGGCTGCTGCTCACCCTGACCCCCCCCAGGCCCCCCCAGCTGACTGTCCTTTATTCCAATCTGGCTGCCTGCCAGTTGCTGCTCGGGCAGCCCCAGCTGGCGGCCCAGAGCTGTGACCGAGTGCTGGAGCGGGAGCCGGGCCATTTGAAGGCCTTATACCGAAGGGGGGTTGCACAGGCAGCCCTTGGGAACTTGGAGAAAGCAAGTGCCGACCTCAAGAAAGTTCTAGCAGTAGATCCCAAGAACCGTGCCGCCCAGGAAGAGCTGTGGAAGGTGGTCGTTCGGGAAAAGAAACAGGATGCAGGGCTGGCTCGGGGGCTGCGCAAGATGTTCAGCTAA